A genome region from Candidatus Cloacimonadaceae bacterium includes the following:
- a CDS encoding tetratricopeptide repeat protein — MKRFRLVPLVLMVALFSCGLNNTMYNAKKYYKSALERPLNTNGRPTPQAIADYTKTIQKCGIIITEHKNRKIMDDALFLMAKALYYKGNSAFQAKDQFEALIAGFPDSKHVPEAHIFLARVLREINRPQEAEMLLEQFVRDPRFRDHHPQALLVLTEFEILDKDYYRAQFWLEKIINEYPQTKQYGEGFFLFGRNYYVQKDYEASLREFKKLVAIRRITKDLRLEARYYIALNHFHLRNYDQSSQLVSSLIRDEFRPDKLAQVRVLRARLFFAQGKDAEGINEIEDLGKTSARTAAAAEAFFHLGEFHFYKQNDITKATTAYNRVRAEFPNSEYVPVAQSKVAALNQLKQNQNLSLKTNLQQFVDYHVLSAEKYFDPLALPDSSLAMYDRLIKSDAGIIAERDSLQASLMEKQASMALLNTIPRADSIAATDPPDSTNVPKDIPQPQNAEKRAISADIKSLETRIAALDVILLRLNSEIIPFAYFAQASLYNKAGKNQDRISGIFAIMQERFPLNKYTNALRALRAGNPVRLVDPIEEAQEIRLDHAFGLYESAPDSMKTILAELSVSVFNPIRLKANFRLGWHYFIEVKDTTAAKPYFNETLKLEKIGNYATLIRRLYDGTSFIFNKQRPVPDSLKVAIPDMDEEQPDPGLDEAAEDVEKKTDEEIQTDVDVADKPKTEELPPPPETPEIPTQE; from the coding sequence ATGAAGAGATTTCGCCTTGTCCCGCTCGTCCTGATGGTCGCGTTGTTCTCCTGCGGGTTGAACAACACGATGTATAACGCCAAAAAGTATTACAAATCCGCGCTGGAACGTCCGCTAAATACCAATGGCAGACCCACTCCGCAAGCGATCGCGGATTATACCAAGACAATCCAGAAATGCGGTATCATCATCACCGAACACAAGAACCGCAAGATCATGGACGACGCCCTCTTTCTGATGGCGAAAGCCCTTTACTACAAAGGCAATAGCGCTTTTCAGGCGAAGGATCAGTTCGAAGCTTTGATTGCGGGTTTTCCGGATAGCAAACACGTGCCGGAAGCGCATATTTTCCTCGCCAGAGTGCTGCGCGAAATCAACCGTCCTCAGGAAGCGGAAATGCTTTTGGAACAATTTGTCCGCGATCCCCGCTTCCGCGATCATCATCCTCAGGCGCTCTTGGTGCTGACGGAATTTGAGATACTGGACAAGGACTATTACCGTGCCCAGTTCTGGCTGGAAAAGATCATCAACGAATATCCCCAAACGAAGCAGTATGGCGAAGGCTTCTTCCTTTTTGGCAGAAACTACTACGTCCAGAAGGATTATGAGGCTTCCCTGCGGGAGTTTAAGAAACTGGTGGCGATTCGCCGCATCACCAAAGACCTCCGGCTTGAGGCGCGTTATTACATCGCGCTCAATCACTTCCATCTGCGAAATTATGATCAGAGCAGCCAATTGGTTTCCTCGCTTATTCGTGATGAATTCCGTCCGGATAAACTTGCCCAAGTGCGCGTATTGCGCGCCAGGCTCTTTTTTGCGCAGGGAAAGGATGCTGAAGGCATCAATGAGATCGAGGATCTCGGCAAAACTTCAGCACGCACCGCCGCTGCCGCCGAAGCCTTTTTCCACCTCGGCGAGTTTCACTTTTACAAACAAAACGACATCACCAAAGCCACCACTGCTTACAACCGCGTGCGCGCGGAATTCCCCAATTCGGAATACGTTCCCGTCGCTCAAAGCAAAGTGGCGGCGCTGAATCAGCTCAAACAAAACCAGAATCTTTCCCTCAAGACGAACCTGCAACAATTTGTGGATTATCATGTGCTTAGCGCGGAGAAATACTTTGATCCTCTGGCATTGCCGGATTCCTCGCTGGCGATGTATGACCGCCTGATCAAATCCGATGCCGGGATCATCGCGGAGCGGGATTCGCTTCAAGCTTCGTTGATGGAAAAACAGGCAAGTATGGCTTTGCTGAACACTATTCCACGCGCCGACAGCATTGCAGCGACCGATCCGCCGGACTCCACAAATGTGCCAAAGGATATTCCACAACCTCAAAATGCGGAAAAACGCGCCATCTCAGCGGATATCAAGTCGCTGGAAACCAGGATCGCCGCTTTGGATGTCATCCTGCTGCGCTTGAACAGCGAAATCATCCCCTTTGCGTATTTTGCGCAGGCGAGCTTATATAATAAAGCCGGGAAAAACCAGGATCGGATATCTGGCATTTTTGCCATCATGCAGGAGAGATTTCCGCTCAATAAATATACAAACGCTCTCAGAGCCTTGCGCGCCGGCAATCCAGTGCGCCTTGTCGATCCGATCGAGGAAGCTCAAGAGATCAGGCTGGATCATGCGTTTGGGCTTTATGAGAGCGCACCGGATTCGATGAAGACTATTTTGGCAGAGCTTTCCGTCTCGGTATTTAATCCCATCCGCCTCAAGGCAAACTTTCGCCTGGGCTGGCATTACTTTATCGAAGTGAAGGACACCACCGCTGCCAAGCCATATTTTAATGAAACTTTGAAGCTCGAAAAAATCGGAAATTATGCCACACTCATCCGCAGGCTCTACGACGGCACTTCATTTATATTCAACAAACAGCGTCCGGTGCCGGACAGCTTGAAAGTAGCAATACCGGATATGGATGAAGAACAACCCGATCCCGGACTGGATGAAGCTGCTGAAGATGTTGAAAAGAAAACGGATGAGGAGATACAAACCGACGTGGATGTGGCGGACAAACCCAAGACGGAGGAGCTTCCCCCGCCACCGGAAACACCTGAAATCCCAACCCAGGAATGA
- the hutH gene encoding histidine ammonia-lyase, which translates to MQTILIDGNSLTLEQVEQVAAFEAKVELTQACLEKVKKCREYVDKVISEGQTVYGLTTGFGKFSTIGIPVENIKELQLNLIRSHASSIGAAYSIEQTRAIMLLRIAVLAKGYSGIRIETLQTLVEMLNKGVHPVIPMRGSVGASGDLSPLSHLALPLLGEGEAEYHGEVLCGAEAMQRAGIKPVELAAKEGLALNNGTQVMAALGVLSLLEAERLCKYADIIASISIDALLGTPRAFDELIHNLRPHPGQKASAANIRNLLKDSPLRESHRTCRNVQDAYSLRCSPQVHGAVRDAISYVRGVLEIEINSATDNPLIFAEEEKIISGGNFHGEPLAISLDTLAIAVSELASISERRMEQMLNPALNRGLPPFLALRPGIDSGFMIAQLTAASLVSENKVLSHPASVDSIPTSANQEDHVSMGSVSANKLLQVTENVLSVLGIELLIAAQAIEQRELRSSLALSATVALLRECVDPLSHDRVMYPDINSAIALLKSAAILEAVRGSGIDLY; encoded by the coding sequence ATGCAAACAATACTGATAGACGGAAACTCACTCACTCTTGAACAGGTGGAACAGGTCGCCGCATTCGAAGCCAAAGTGGAATTGACCCAAGCCTGCCTGGAGAAGGTGAAAAAATGCCGCGAATACGTGGACAAGGTCATTTCCGAAGGGCAGACGGTATATGGATTGACCACCGGTTTCGGCAAATTCAGCACGATCGGCATCCCAGTTGAAAACATCAAAGAGTTGCAGCTCAATCTGATCCGAAGCCATGCCTCAAGCATCGGCGCGGCATATAGCATCGAACAGACCCGTGCCATCATGCTGCTGAGGATTGCCGTTCTTGCCAAAGGATATTCCGGCATCAGAATTGAAACATTGCAAACTCTGGTCGAAATGCTCAACAAAGGCGTTCACCCGGTAATCCCCATGCGTGGATCCGTCGGCGCCAGCGGAGATCTTTCACCCCTTTCTCATCTGGCTTTACCGCTTTTGGGAGAAGGCGAGGCGGAGTATCATGGCGAAGTGCTCTGCGGTGCCGAAGCGATGCAAAGAGCTGGAATCAAACCGGTCGAACTCGCTGCCAAGGAAGGTCTCGCGCTCAACAACGGCACCCAGGTGATGGCAGCTTTGGGAGTGCTTTCGCTGTTGGAAGCCGAACGCTTGTGCAAATATGCCGATATCATCGCTTCCATCAGCATCGACGCGCTTTTGGGAACCCCTCGCGCTTTTGACGAATTGATCCATAATCTGAGACCGCATCCGGGGCAGAAAGCCTCTGCCGCAAACATCCGCAATTTGCTGAAAGATAGCCCATTACGTGAATCTCACCGCACTTGCCGAAACGTTCAGGACGCGTATTCTTTGCGATGCTCTCCACAGGTGCATGGTGCAGTGCGAGACGCCATTTCTTATGTGCGGGGAGTACTGGAGATCGAGATCAATTCCGCCACGGACAACCCTCTGATCTTTGCCGAGGAAGAAAAAATCATCTCCGGCGGAAACTTTCATGGCGAACCTTTGGCGATTTCTCTTGATACCCTTGCGATTGCGGTCAGTGAACTGGCTTCGATCTCTGAACGGCGCATGGAACAGATGCTCAATCCCGCGTTGAATCGTGGTTTGCCGCCTTTTTTGGCATTGAGACCGGGTATAGATTCCGGTTTTATGATCGCCCAGCTTACGGCGGCTTCGCTTGTTTCGGAAAATAAGGTGCTTTCCCATCCCGCGTCGGTGGATTCGATCCCCACTTCCGCCAATCAGGAAGATCACGTCAGCATGGGCTCCGTTTCGGCAAATAAGCTTTTACAGGTGACGGAAAACGTTCTCTCGGTGCTCGGAATCGAGTTGCTCATCGCCGCGCAAGCCATTGAGCAGAGGGAGCTTAGATCATCTCTGGCACTGAGTGCAACTGTCGCTTTGCTGCGAGAGTGTGTGGATCCGCTTTCCCATGACCGGGTGATGTATCCAGATATCAATTCCGCAATCGCCTTGCTCAAATCCGCAGCCATACTGGAAGCGGTTCGCGGCAGCGGCATAGATTTGTATTGA